In the Streptobacillus moniliformis DSM 12112 genome, one interval contains:
- a CDS encoding TrbI/VirB10 family protein yields MNKKNIAISVINKMNKIDKNLDLLNDLENEDEILEKKENLIIDFEELDEDISEIEDEVINLKNNEKEKEIKTDKEEIEKETIKEEKTNSNKNFKTLFAIVILILLSIFGIVIYKNLPKAFESEEEITVADPNNFRISDIKEDDEDKAFEKLEDIKDESKNNNNENIEINNKVDDNLDLEKNIKKSKFDNYEEEKNKKEYEELDRAIAELEGNSGVNEVSGRKHNGLAFFKKEKENDKEKKKERNNSKYINLLENRKEKIDEEINRKNKIAYSFNDFVVQQGSLIPAIFLTEVNTDLPGSVLAQVRENIYDSRSGEYLLIPKGTKIYGRYESNVDKGQTRVFVVWDKLSLPNGKFVELTEFQSADALGNSGVNDKTNNHTWSLIGNSILSSVLNFTDTLANGVSFSVGGVKLGLNGQSKEEKGGSPFKEVTSHLVRKEVERQPTITIRRGYKFNIIVNGDLELEKYKY; encoded by the coding sequence ATGAATAAAAAAAATATTGCTATTTCTGTTATCAATAAAATGAATAAAATAGATAAAAATTTAGATTTATTAAATGATTTAGAAAATGAAGATGAAATATTAGAAAAAAAAGAAAATTTAATAATAGATTTTGAAGAATTAGATGAAGATATTTCTGAAATAGAAGATGAAGTAATAAATCTAAAAAATAATGAAAAAGAAAAAGAAATTAAAACAGATAAAGAAGAAATAGAAAAAGAAACAATAAAAGAAGAAAAAACTAATTCAAATAAAAATTTTAAAACATTATTTGCTATTGTCATATTAATATTATTATCTATTTTTGGGATAGTAATTTATAAAAATTTACCTAAGGCTTTTGAAAGTGAAGAAGAAATTACAGTTGCAGATCCTAACAACTTTAGGATTAGTGATATTAAAGAAGATGATGAAGATAAAGCATTTGAGAAATTAGAAGATATAAAAGATGAAAGTAAAAATAATAATAATGAAAATATAGAAATAAATAATAAAGTAGATGATAACTTAGATTTAGAAAAAAATATTAAAAAATCTAAATTTGATAATTATGAAGAAGAAAAAAATAAAAAGGAATATGAAGAACTTGATAGAGCTATTGCAGAACTTGAAGGAAATTCTGGTGTTAATGAAGTATCAGGAAGAAAACACAATGGATTAGCATTTTTTAAAAAGGAAAAAGAAAATGATAAAGAAAAGAAAAAAGAAAGAAATAATTCAAAATATATAAATCTTTTAGAAAACAGAAAAGAAAAAATTGATGAAGAAATTAATAGAAAAAATAAAATAGCTTATTCATTTAATGATTTTGTTGTTCAACAAGGATCATTAATTCCAGCTATATTTTTAACTGAAGTTAATACAGATTTACCTGGTTCAGTTTTAGCACAAGTTAGAGAAAATATATATGATAGTAGAAGTGGAGAATATTTATTAATTCCGAAAGGAACAAAAATTTATGGAAGATATGAAAGTAATGTAGATAAAGGTCAAACTAGAGTATTTGTTGTTTGGGATAAATTATCTTTACCTAATGGTAAATTTGTTGAATTAACAGAATTTCAGTCTGCTGATGCTTTAGGTAATAGTGGGGTAAATGATAAAACTAATAATCATACTTGGTCTTTAATTGGAAATTCTATTTTGTCAAGTGTATTAAATTTTACAGATACATTAGCAAATGGTGTTAGCTTTAGTGTAGGTGGAGTAAAATTAGGCTTAAATGGTCAATCTAAAGAAGAAAAAGGTGGATCTCCATTTAAAGAAGTTACATCTCATTTAGTTAGAAAAGAAGTTGAAAGACAACCTACTATAACTATTAGGAGAGGGTATAAGTTTAATATTATTGTAAATGGCGATTTAGAACTTGAAAAATACAAATATTAA
- a CDS encoding TrbG/VirB9 family P-type conjugative transfer protein, with protein MKIFKNLTVFLLFMSLISYSNDVNKNINKLKKEVQKYEQNINKVENVDDEEIQKILKDRLAIISGKTASIYSVSTEFNYFKSSIYQVFTKPNYTTVFKLNKDEKLVYVGGGDTENWQIDETEGGNDGATFLFVKPLIKGLKTNLNIITDKRSYFIVLESTENNFNPYIQWKYPYENHMAHIKKMKEKREGNEIKLGKSEDIMFGFKYDKHHKLAPEQVFTDSEKTILILSNKLQEAPVVYVYGEDNVLSLVNYRIIENKIIIDKVVNKFQLVLGNEKLDIVR; from the coding sequence ATGAAAATTTTTAAAAATTTAACGGTATTTTTATTATTTATGAGTTTAATTTCTTATTCAAATGATGTAAATAAAAATATTAATAAATTAAAAAAAGAAGTACAAAAATATGAGCAAAATATTAATAAAGTAGAAAATGTAGATGATGAAGAAATACAAAAGATATTAAAAGATAGACTTGCAATTATATCTGGAAAAACAGCTTCAATATATTCAGTTTCTACAGAATTTAACTATTTTAAATCATCGATTTATCAAGTCTTTACAAAACCTAACTATACAACAGTTTTTAAATTAAATAAAGATGAAAAATTGGTATATGTCGGTGGTGGAGATACAGAGAATTGGCAAATAGATGAAACTGAAGGTGGGAATGATGGTGCAACATTTTTATTTGTTAAACCATTAATTAAAGGACTTAAAACTAATTTAAATATTATCACAGATAAGAGATCATATTTTATAGTCTTAGAATCAACAGAAAATAATTTCAATCCATACATTCAATGGAAATATCCATATGAAAATCATATGGCACATATTAAAAAAATGAAAGAAAAAAGAGAAGGTAATGAAATTAAATTAGGTAAAAGTGAAGATATAATGTTTGGATTTAAATATGATAAACACCATAAATTAGCACCAGAACAAGTATTTACTGATTCTGAAAAAACTATTTTAATACTATCTAATAAATTGCAAGAAGCACCAGTTGTTTATGTGTATGGAGAGGATAATGTACTATCTTTAGTAAATTATAGAATAATAGAAAATAAGATAATAATAGATAAAGTAGTAAATAAATTTCAACTCGTTTTAGGTAATGAAAAATTAGATATAGTTAGATAA
- a CDS encoding type IV secretion system protein: MKENRINKMRKNFIVDENKTSRNKEKLSLGIERYVAISEALNIWKRAFIGMSIMTISFACLSTFLFINKSETKSYLIKVNNNGELIGTEKLSNQITNIGNKEIEYFMKKFIKDSRTITLDRKVFDKTIREASYFLNKETQSKLSSILSNENVYSFFEIGKTREVEILSFVKIPESENTYQIRWREKEYEKNGDLSKRKNLNAIVKTKRFSPNSEQIIFNPFGIVIVDFNMQVEN, from the coding sequence ATGAAAGAAAATAGAATAAATAAAATGAGAAAAAATTTTATTGTAGATGAAAATAAAACATCAAGAAATAAAGAAAAACTAAGTTTAGGTATTGAAAGATATGTTGCTATATCTGAAGCATTAAATATATGGAAGAGAGCTTTTATAGGTATGAGCATAATGACTATTTCATTTGCTTGTTTATCAACTTTTCTATTTATTAATAAATCAGAAACTAAAAGCTATTTAATTAAAGTAAATAATAACGGAGAACTTATTGGTACAGAAAAATTATCAAATCAAATTACAAATATAGGTAATAAAGAAATAGAATATTTTATGAAAAAATTCATAAAAGATAGTAGAACTATAACACTTGATAGAAAAGTTTTTGATAAAACAATTAGAGAGGCAAGTTATTTTTTAAATAAAGAAACACAATCAAAATTAAGTTCAATTTTAAGTAATGAAAATGTTTATTCTTTTTTTGAAATAGGGAAAACAAGAGAGGTAGAAATATTATCTTTTGTAAAGATTCCTGAATCAGAAAACACTTATCAGATAAGATGGAGAGAAAAAGAATATGAAAAAAATGGAGATTTATCAAAAAGAAAAAATTTAAATGCTATAGTTAAAACTAAAAGATTTTCTCCTAATTCAGAACAAATAATATTTAATCCTTTTGGGATAGTTATAGTAGATTTTAATATGCAGGTGGAAAATTAA
- a CDS encoding MobA/MobL family protein: MAIYRLRYKCGKKALEHLSYINGEEKYSTKREHIEYIETKNLPENFKDIQEFWKYAIIYERKNANIYREFEITLPKEFNKEKNKKILDRFLEKTFGNKYVYNYAMHNPGGEQPHAHVMFCERELDKIERKKENFFKRYNPQKIEEGGTKKNRELHNKSYLIKLRKNWEKHLNLYLEAEGIEKVSSDTLIKQREKAIEKGDIVKAELLNRDAIHVTHNLKYKDKEKNTAYDLYQRIQLEDHRKEKQLQDEVDRIYKLNFMKRKYNEKMKEFQNYTFEKVLEEKEKIEIDIFRLSKKMLDRTLESEALNILSEGKSNEYKNEKNHLFKMIKNDRLNKSKYKKRINEINKEIENFKIENKEKIIDKKLELKAKYMKPFKFKIIEKEIVDKIFMDRLKKTYGKDNDEINLYKAYIERKNLRDEKLIQLKNIEINKKEIDKYLNRKDYKSAKNIQRTNGEIYKNIKSLDRINKKFRKDIKVQEQILKHGEFILDEYKNILDNEEELERE, translated from the coding sequence ATGGCAATATATAGGTTAAGATACAAATGTGGTAAAAAAGCTTTAGAGCATTTAAGTTATATAAATGGAGAAGAAAAATATTCAACAAAAAGAGAACACATTGAATACATAGAAACAAAAAATTTACCAGAAAATTTTAAAGATATTCAAGAATTTTGGAAATATGCAATAATATATGAAAGAAAAAATGCAAACATTTATAGAGAATTTGAAATAACATTACCCAAAGAATTTAACAAAGAAAAAAATAAAAAAATATTAGATAGATTTTTAGAAAAAACTTTTGGAAATAAATATGTATATAATTATGCTATGCATAATCCAGGTGGAGAGCAACCACATGCACATGTGATGTTTTGTGAAAGAGAATTGGATAAAATAGAAAGAAAAAAAGAAAACTTTTTTAAAAGATATAATCCACAAAAAATTGAAGAAGGTGGAACTAAAAAAAATAGAGAATTGCATAATAAAAGTTATTTGATTAAATTAAGAAAAAATTGGGAAAAACATTTAAATTTATACTTAGAAGCAGAAGGAATAGAGAAAGTTTCAAGTGATACTTTAATAAAACAAAGAGAAAAAGCAATAGAAAAAGGAGATATAGTCAAAGCAGAATTATTAAATAGAGATGCAATTCATGTTACACATAATTTAAAGTATAAAGATAAAGAAAAAAATACAGCATATGATTTATATCAAAGAATACAATTGGAAGATCATAGAAAAGAAAAACAATTACAAGATGAAGTAGATAGAATATATAAACTTAATTTTATGAAGAGAAAATATAATGAAAAAATGAAAGAATTTCAAAACTATACATTTGAAAAAGTATTAGAAGAAAAAGAAAAAATAGAAATAGATATTTTTAGATTATCTAAAAAAATGTTAGATAGAACACTTGAATCAGAAGCATTAAATATTTTAAGTGAAGGTAAGAGTAATGAATATAAGAATGAAAAAAATCATTTATTTAAAATGATAAAAAATGATAGACTTAATAAATCAAAATATAAAAAAAGAATAAATGAAATAAATAAAGAAATAGAAAATTTTAAAATAGAAAATAAAGAAAAAATAATAGATAAAAAATTAGAACTTAAAGCAAAATATATGAAACCATTTAAATTTAAAATAATTGAAAAAGAAATTGTAGATAAAATTTTTATGGATAGATTAAAAAAAACATATGGTAAAGATAATGATGAAATTAATTTATATAAAGCATATATTGAAAGAAAAAATTTAAGAGATGAAAAACTAATTCAATTAAAAAATATAGAAATAAATAAAAAGGAAATTGATAAATATTTAAATAGGAAAGATTATAAATCAGCAAAAAATATTCAAAGAACGAATGGAGAAATATATAAAAATATAAAATCATTAGATAGAATAAATAAAAAATTTAGGAAAGATATTAAAGTACAAGAACAGATACTTAAACACGGAGAATTTATATTAGATGAATATAAAAATATTTTAGATAATGAGGAAGAATTAGAAAGAGAGTGA
- a CDS encoding plasmid recombination protein, whose amino-acid sequence MDFWKNKNIKDKKLMNDIFKQQLEKLVEICPNFKIVSAVICYDKNSPHMKVIGVPIANYDKGLSKRVAKTKVFTKESLEILQNKMRENVEEQMKSFYGKDINLKSKEKGRNKDLLTKDYIAAKRTQENQLKKLKE is encoded by the coding sequence ATGGACTTTTGGAAAAATAAAAATATCAAGGATAAAAAATTAATGAATGATATATTTAAACAGCAACTAGAAAAATTGGTTGAAATATGTCCGAATTTTAAAATTGTCAGTGCAGTAATATGTTATGATAAAAATAGTCCTCATATGAAAGTAATAGGAGTTCCTATCGCAAATTATGATAAAGGATTGAGTAAAAGAGTTGCAAAGACAAAAGTATTCACAAAAGAAAGTTTGGAAATATTACAGAATAAAATGAGAGAAAATGTAGAAGAACAAATGAAATCATTTTATGGTAAAGATATTAATTTAAAATCTAAGGAAAAGGGAAGAAATAAAGATCTATTAACAAAAGATTATATAGCTGCAAAACGAACTCAAGAAAATCAATTAAAAAAGCTAAAGGAATAA
- a CDS encoding BRO-N domain-containing protein, whose product MKGYYNMEILDRKEILGVELVIFGSEVSPRFNANEIARIIENSNVSQMIKEVDEDEKELVLVTREDGRTHKQWYLTEDGLYEVLFASRKPIAKKFKKQVKEILKSIRQKGGYIVVKKEDNEATIKSRIENLMKETEKKLRILENKINGYEIFFDEGKEYIGISFIAQKYEMKVDELIKILTEKRFLYKKGKVLYLYRKHRYKNYGKYFKINKKNIFKFSLKGEAFISSLLNL is encoded by the coding sequence ATGAAAGGTTACTATAATATGGAAATTTTAGATAGAAAAGAGATTCTGGGAGTAGAATTGGTAATATTTGGTTCTGAAGTATCTCCAAGATTTAATGCTAATGAAATAGCAAGAATAATTGAAAATTCAAATGTATCTCAAATGATTAAAGAAGTTGATGAAGATGAAAAAGAATTAGTATTAGTAACTCGTGAAGATGGTAGAACTCATAAACAATGGTATTTGACCGAGGATGGTCTATATGAAGTCTTATTTGCAAGTAGAAAGCCTATAGCAAAGAAATTTAAAAAGCAAGTTAAAGAAATACTTAAATCGATAAGACAAAAAGGTGGATACATCGTAGTTAAAAAAGAAGACAATGAAGCTACAATAAAATCAAGAATAGAAAATTTAATGAAAGAAACAGAGAAAAAATTAAGAATTTTAGAAAATAAAATAAATGGATATGAAATATTTTTTGATGAAGGGAAAGAATATATTGGTATTAGTTTTATTGCACAAAAATATGAAATGAAAGTAGATGAATTAATTAAAATTCTTACAGAAAAAAGATTTTTATATAAAAAAGGAAAAGTACTTTATTTATATAGAAAACATAGATATAAAAATTATGGTAAATATTTTAAAATAAATAAGAAAAATATATTTAAATTCAGTCTAAAAGGAGAAGCATTTATTTCAAGTTTATTGAATTTATAA
- a CDS encoding DUF739 family protein, translating to MKKKNFKYSQLKGRILQLYDSVDNFCSVTGMKKCTIYNKMNNISNFNSSEILIMIKHLSISKNQIYDYFFMEVENEI from the coding sequence ATGAAAAAAAAGAATTTTAAATACTCGCAGTTAAAAGGGAGAATACTACAACTTTATGATAGTGTAGATAATTTTTGTAGTGTAACAGGAATGAAAAAATGTACTATCTACAATAAAATGAATAATATTTCAAATTTTAATTCATCTGAAATATTAATTATGATTAAACATTTATCAATTTCTAAAAATCAAATTTATGATTATTTTTTTATGGAGGTAGAAAATGAAATATAA
- a CDS encoding replication initiator protein A, whose product MSLKFKISDISYQSFLVIPKDLIYDKQFKELSLEAKLMYGMLLDRLQISLKNNWIDKSGNIYLIYSINEIMCLFHIGKNSAIKILKELEYYQLLEKERRGLGKPNLLYLKKIDFSK is encoded by the coding sequence ATGAGTTTAAAATTTAAAATTTCAGATATTAGTTATCAAAGTTTCTTAGTTATTCCAAAAGATTTAATTTATGATAAACAATTTAAAGAATTAAGTTTAGAAGCAAAATTAATGTATGGAATGTTGTTAGATAGATTACAAATATCACTAAAGAATAATTGGATAGATAAAAGTGGAAATATTTATTTAATTTATTCAATAAATGAAATAATGTGTTTGTTTCATATTGGTAAAAATAGTGCAATTAAAATTTTAAAAGAGTTAGAATATTATCAGCTACTTGAAAAAGAAAGGAGAGGATTAGGAAAACCTAATTTACTTTATTTAAAAAAAATAGATTTTTCTAAATAA